In the Candidatus Binatia bacterium genome, one interval contains:
- a CDS encoding transcriptional regulator, protein MTKTADRILLGLQDALAFAQGKAGRRREHRVLVAPRVDVKGIRARLQMTQAEFANTFGFTLHAVRHWEQGTRTPEGPARVLLTVIAQEPGAVVRALRRTAA, encoded by the coding sequence ATGACCAAGACTGCGGATCGCATCTTACTCGGACTTCAGGACGCACTAGCGTTCGCGCAGGGGAAGGCGGGCCGACGCCGTGAACACCGTGTTCTCGTGGCGCCGAGGGTTGACGTGAAGGGCATCCGTGCACGCTTGCAGATGACCCAGGCGGAGTTCGCCAACACCTTCGGTTTTACGCTCCATGCCGTTCGGCACTGGGAACAGGGGACACGGACACCCGAGGGGCCCGCACGAGTTTTGCTCACGGTCATCGCGCAGGAACCGGGTGCCGTCGTTCGGGCGCTGCGGCGGACGGCGGCATGA